A DNA window from Amycolatopsis sp. DSM 110486 contains the following coding sequences:
- a CDS encoding nuclear transport factor 2 family protein, with product MSEARFACEDVVRASFRLIDEGHASASAECYTDDATLVMASTKEIRAEGGQIREAMRRREQEDRPTLHVVSPSWFDLDGDRAECGCDLQVYALGDPAAPPHLRTVSRVHDVLTREAGRWRIAERRITVLAGAG from the coding sequence GTGAGTGAGGCGCGGTTCGCGTGCGAGGACGTGGTGCGCGCGTCGTTCCGGCTCATCGACGAGGGCCACGCGAGCGCGTCGGCCGAGTGCTACACCGACGACGCGACGCTGGTCATGGCCAGCACCAAGGAGATTCGCGCGGAGGGTGGGCAGATTCGCGAGGCCATGCGTCGCCGGGAGCAGGAGGACCGGCCGACGCTGCACGTGGTGTCGCCGTCGTGGTTCGACCTCGACGGCGACCGCGCCGAATGCGGCTGCGACCTGCAGGTGTACGCCCTCGGCGACCCAGCCGCGCCGCCGCACCTGCGGACGGTGAGCCGCGTCCACGACGTCCTGACTCGCGAGGCAGGACGCTGGCGCATCGCCGAGCGCCGCATCACCGTGCTGGCCGGGGCCGGCTGA
- a CDS encoding fumarylacetoacetate hydrolase family protein: protein MRLYRTTQGLARGEGDELLLLDVPHHDVAELLVDNAQDAAVRGRLPLAEATLLAPVAQPKTVVIVGANYAGHIAEAGLKVPTTPAFFPITPGPELFVGTGKPIVLPAEAPDRVDYEAELAVVLGAPAGDVKVEDAARCIAGFTVANDVSARDVQFRGMRDGAVVDLSLLQRAKGFPTFKPLGPVLVTPDELGDDLAVTTRVNGVLRQQGRTSEMLFPVAELVAAVSAKIPLAAGDVILTGTPAGVALASGDYLRAGDVVEVSVEGIGSLRNEVSTGGS from the coding sequence ATGCGCCTCTACCGGACGACGCAAGGGCTGGCGCGCGGCGAGGGCGACGAGTTGCTGCTGCTCGACGTGCCGCACCACGACGTCGCCGAGCTGCTGGTGGACAACGCGCAGGACGCCGCCGTGCGAGGGCGGTTGCCGCTCGCGGAAGCCACGTTGCTGGCGCCCGTCGCGCAGCCGAAGACGGTGGTGATCGTCGGGGCCAACTACGCCGGGCACATCGCGGAAGCCGGGCTGAAAGTCCCGACCACGCCCGCGTTTTTCCCGATCACGCCGGGGCCGGAGCTGTTCGTCGGGACCGGGAAGCCGATCGTCCTGCCCGCCGAGGCACCGGATCGGGTCGACTACGAAGCCGAGCTGGCCGTCGTCCTCGGGGCACCGGCCGGCGACGTCAAAGTCGAGGACGCCGCGCGCTGCATCGCGGGTTTCACCGTCGCCAACGACGTGTCGGCGCGCGACGTCCAGTTCCGCGGGATGCGCGACGGCGCCGTCGTCGACTTGTCACTTCTCCAGCGCGCCAAGGGGTTTCCGACGTTCAAGCCGCTCGGCCCCGTGCTCGTGACGCCGGACGAGCTCGGCGACGACCTCGCCGTCACCACCCGGGTGAACGGTGTGCTCAGGCAACAAGGGCGCACGAGTGAGATGCTGTTCCCGGTGGCCGAGCTCGTCGCGGCTGTTTCGGCGAAGATCCCGCTGGCGGCGGGAGACGTCATCCTCACCGGAACGCCCGCCGGCGTCGCACTCGCGTCGGGTGATTACCTGCGGGCGGGTGACGTCGTCGAGGTGAGTGTCGAGGGGATCGGCAGCCTGCGCAACGAGGTGAGCACAGGAGGCAGCTGA
- a CDS encoding TetR/AcrR family transcriptional regulator, with protein sequence MSSEKRTASPRGQRRAALIEVAADLFTRKPYDEIYISEIAEAAGVAHGLLFYHFKDKRGLYLAVLQQALDELIELHRPRDDEHTREQRMRGLLRRHIEYRRAHVHTMLAFIRAGGQDPEVDELFERARRAGAEFVVDLLGLTTEPPPRVRVAIRGIMGMLDETTLDWLTHDCDVPATELENLVYDAVVAILATVSSAYPELGEAVAELHAAA encoded by the coding sequence ATGAGTTCCGAGAAGCGCACGGCGTCGCCCCGCGGGCAGCGGCGCGCGGCGCTGATCGAGGTGGCCGCCGACCTGTTCACCCGCAAGCCCTACGACGAGATCTACATCAGCGAGATCGCCGAAGCCGCGGGCGTCGCGCACGGGCTGCTGTTCTACCACTTCAAGGACAAGCGCGGCCTGTACCTCGCGGTGCTGCAGCAGGCGCTCGACGAGCTCATCGAGCTGCACCGCCCGCGCGACGACGAGCACACGCGCGAGCAACGCATGCGCGGCCTGCTGCGCCGCCACATCGAGTACCGGCGCGCGCACGTCCACACCATGCTCGCGTTCATCCGCGCCGGCGGCCAGGACCCGGAGGTGGACGAGCTCTTCGAACGCGCCCGCCGCGCCGGCGCCGAGTTCGTGGTCGACCTGCTGGGCCTCACCACGGAACCGCCGCCGCGCGTGCGCGTCGCGATCCGCGGCATCATGGGCATGCTCGACGAAACCACGCTCGACTGGCTCACCCACGACTGCGACGTCCCCGCGACCGAACTCGAAAACCTCGTGTACGACGCGGTTGTCGCCATCCTCGCCACGGTGTCGTCGGCGTACCCCGAGCTGGGCGAGGCGGTCGCGGAGCTGCACGCGGCGGCGTGA
- a CDS encoding NADP-dependent oxidoreductase, with amino-acid sequence MKAITVQDRAAGVGGMSLVDRPHPHAAENDVVVRVHAAGFTPGELEWPGTWTDRAGRDRTPSVPGHELSGVVAELGYGTTGLTVGQRVFGLADWTRDGSLAEFAAVEARNLAPLPSDIDYTAGAALPISGLTAWQALFDHGRLEPGQTVLVHGAAGGVGSIAVQLAREAGATVIGTGRGHNREAALDLGVHSFVDLEADRLEDVGEVDLVLDVFGGEIGDRSAGVVRAGGTLVTIAGLPNAWPRDGRAIFFVVEADRARLADLAQRVRDGRLRVLVGAVHPLEEAAAAFAPGRRSQGKTIIRTI; translated from the coding sequence ATGAAAGCCATCACCGTCCAGGATCGCGCCGCCGGTGTCGGCGGGATGTCCCTTGTGGACCGGCCCCATCCGCACGCCGCGGAGAACGACGTGGTCGTGCGGGTGCACGCGGCCGGCTTCACGCCTGGTGAGCTCGAGTGGCCCGGCACGTGGACCGACCGGGCCGGGCGGGACCGGACGCCGAGCGTGCCCGGGCATGAGCTGTCCGGGGTGGTGGCCGAGCTCGGGTACGGCACGACCGGGCTCACGGTGGGACAACGCGTGTTCGGGCTCGCGGACTGGACGCGGGACGGGTCGCTCGCCGAGTTCGCGGCCGTGGAGGCCCGCAACCTGGCACCGTTGCCCTCGGACATCGACTACACCGCGGGTGCGGCGTTGCCGATCTCGGGGCTCACGGCGTGGCAGGCGCTGTTCGACCACGGCCGGCTCGAACCCGGGCAGACGGTGCTGGTCCACGGCGCGGCAGGGGGTGTCGGGTCGATCGCGGTGCAGCTCGCACGGGAGGCGGGGGCGACGGTGATCGGGACCGGGCGGGGGCACAACCGTGAGGCGGCCCTGGACCTCGGCGTGCATTCGTTCGTTGACCTGGAGGCCGACCGGCTGGAAGACGTCGGTGAGGTCGACCTGGTGCTGGACGTGTTCGGCGGGGAGATCGGGGACCGTTCGGCGGGGGTCGTCCGCGCCGGTGGGACTTTGGTGACCATCGCGGGGCTGCCGAACGCGTGGCCGCGGGACGGGCGCGCCATCTTCTTCGTGGTCGAAGCCGACCGGGCGCGGCTGGCCGACCTGGCGCAGCGGGTTCGCGACGGGCGGCTGCGGGTCCTGGTCGGGGCCGTCCATCCGCTGGAGGAAGCCGCCGCGGCTTTCGCGCCGGGCCGGCGCAGCCAGGGAAAGACGATCATCCGCACGATCTGA
- a CDS encoding flavin reductase family protein, translating to MLTQLQNDFRDVMAGVATPVSVVTAFHDDSPHGTTVSAFTSLSMDPPMVLVSLDKTSRLLGLIRKSRRFGVNVLGAAQAETARSFAKKLEMGEKFAGVDWQRDNELPRLAGVPGWLACAVSQEVEGGDHIVLFGRVVSASTATAAPLTYHSRTFGTHSLLAQSA from the coding sequence ATGCTCACGCAGTTGCAGAACGACTTTCGCGACGTCATGGCCGGAGTCGCCACGCCGGTCTCGGTGGTGACCGCGTTCCACGACGACTCGCCGCACGGGACGACGGTCAGCGCGTTCACGTCGCTGTCCATGGATCCGCCGATGGTGCTGGTGTCGTTGGACAAAACGTCTCGGCTCCTGGGGTTGATCCGGAAGTCGCGGCGCTTTGGGGTGAACGTACTCGGCGCGGCGCAGGCCGAGACGGCACGGTCGTTCGCGAAGAAGCTCGAGATGGGGGAGAAGTTCGCCGGTGTCGACTGGCAGCGCGACAACGAACTGCCTCGGCTGGCGGGTGTTCCCGGGTGGCTGGCATGCGCGGTGAGCCAGGAAGTCGAGGGTGGGGACCACATCGTCCTTTTCGGACGGGTCGTCTCCGCTTCGACGGCCACGGCGGCTCCGCTGACGTACCACTCACGGACGTTCGGGACGCATTCGTTGCTGGCTCAGAGTGCGTGA
- a CDS encoding NADPH-dependent FMN reductase has translation MTKDLRLLGICGSLRSGSYNHGLLKALADEAPAGVTLDLLDDWSEVPNLNVDLLEDGQPPAVVRAIAERVRAADGLVLATPEYCNSVPGAFKNLLDWLSFPPPFNCLRFKPIGLVGASIGTGGTLRGQSALRGALLFFDAVLMGRPEVAVSLGKMKFDDEGNLKDEEVRSLLRRFLSDFAEFTQSTNARGLDPREREFVF, from the coding sequence ATGACCAAAGATCTTCGTCTTCTCGGAATTTGCGGAAGCCTTCGTTCCGGCTCCTACAACCACGGCCTGCTCAAGGCTCTTGCTGACGAGGCGCCCGCCGGCGTCACCCTCGATCTCCTCGACGACTGGAGCGAGGTGCCGAACCTCAACGTCGACCTCCTCGAAGACGGGCAGCCGCCCGCGGTGGTGCGGGCCATCGCCGAAAGGGTGCGTGCGGCGGACGGCCTCGTGCTCGCGACGCCGGAGTACTGCAACAGCGTGCCGGGCGCGTTCAAGAACCTGCTCGACTGGCTGTCGTTCCCGCCGCCGTTCAACTGCCTGCGGTTCAAGCCGATCGGCTTGGTCGGCGCGAGCATCGGCACCGGCGGAACGCTGCGCGGCCAGTCGGCGTTGCGCGGTGCCCTCCTGTTTTTCGACGCGGTGCTGATGGGCCGGCCGGAAGTGGCGGTCAGCCTGGGCAAGATGAAGTTCGACGACGAGGGAAACCTGAAGGACGAAGAGGTCCGGTCCCTGCTTCGCCGGTTCCTGTCCGACTTCGCGGAATTCACCCAGAGCACCAACGCACGCGGCCTCGACCCGCGGGAACGGGAATTCGTTTTCTGA
- a CDS encoding RidA family protein produces the protein MHDPRTPAFTSYGDASEIFHTPDLPFTPAIRISPGSELVFVAGCPGVPDGDDDSPEVEAEVRRAFRYLARVLALAGAGLEHVVSLTKFLTDVERDNAIVTTVMRELFPAMPTSTTVEVSRLVPRGLHFEVNAIAAVPARSGPVVLDQSG, from the coding sequence GTGCACGATCCTCGAACTCCTGCGTTCACGTCCTATGGCGACGCTTCCGAAATCTTCCACACTCCCGATTTGCCCTTCACCCCGGCAATCCGGATTTCGCCCGGCAGCGAACTGGTTTTCGTCGCCGGGTGTCCGGGTGTGCCAGACGGCGACGACGACTCGCCGGAGGTCGAAGCCGAGGTGCGCCGGGCTTTCCGCTACCTCGCAAGGGTTCTGGCGCTTGCGGGAGCGGGCCTGGAGCACGTAGTTTCCCTCACCAAGTTCCTGACCGATGTCGAACGGGACAACGCGATCGTCACGACCGTGATGCGCGAACTGTTCCCCGCGATGCCTACTTCGACCACAGTCGAGGTTTCCCGTCTCGTGCCCAGGGGTCTTCATTTCGAAGTCAACGCGATCGCGGCCGTGCCAGCTCGTTCTGGTCCCGTGGTCCTGGATCAGAGCGGCTGA
- a CDS encoding amidohydrolase family protein produces MKKTLLKGGSVLTMDPALGDFRGDVLIGDDRILDVAPKIDESEVDEVIDAADSIVLPGLIDCHNHLWQAPIRGLASSCWGREYFGVIHPLAGRYRPQDMHDATFGAGSELLLNGVTTVFDFCHATNSPEHAEASLEALENVGIRAVFGFCFRPRPEAGTSSFDTLDERIAVLQRLATARTTTDRVQLGVALNNIDHVTLEAHAREVKAAREIGLVSTLHSNLQGQVTSSHELGLLGPDVLWVHAGPATDAELTMLRENGGTIVSTPQIEAGHMGVVPMIGRAVHQQVPLVFGVDATAAVNGDFLTHLRIGHALSRLTEAMAERQVGRSGVRTPTFPSVDAPALLRMATLDAARALGLADRVGSLTPGKQADVLVLRTGPFGLGAGSVADHVVFQASSRDIDLVFVDGVPRVRAGALTGVSLPELRTRLDGVRDWVLGRAPGSHWTELSAEDRKRYEEGQGKATPA; encoded by the coding sequence GTGAAGAAGACCTTGCTCAAGGGCGGCTCGGTTCTGACGATGGACCCGGCACTCGGCGATTTCCGCGGCGACGTGCTGATCGGCGACGACAGGATCCTCGACGTCGCGCCGAAGATCGACGAGAGCGAGGTCGACGAGGTCATCGACGCCGCCGACTCGATCGTGCTGCCCGGCCTCATCGACTGCCACAACCACCTGTGGCAAGCCCCCATCCGCGGCCTGGCTTCAAGCTGCTGGGGCCGCGAGTACTTCGGCGTCATCCACCCCCTCGCCGGCCGCTACCGCCCGCAGGACATGCACGACGCGACGTTCGGCGCCGGTTCGGAGCTACTGCTCAACGGTGTGACCACCGTATTCGATTTCTGCCACGCCACCAACTCGCCCGAACACGCCGAGGCGTCACTGGAAGCCTTGGAAAACGTGGGAATCCGCGCGGTCTTCGGCTTCTGCTTCCGCCCGCGGCCCGAAGCGGGCACCAGCTCGTTCGACACCCTCGACGAACGCATCGCCGTGCTGCAACGGCTCGCAACCGCCCGCACCACCACCGACCGCGTGCAGCTCGGCGTCGCGCTGAACAACATCGACCACGTCACGCTCGAAGCCCACGCTCGCGAGGTCAAAGCCGCCCGCGAGATCGGGCTCGTCTCGACGCTGCACTCCAACCTGCAGGGCCAGGTCACCTCGTCGCACGAGCTCGGCCTGCTCGGGCCCGACGTCCTCTGGGTGCACGCCGGCCCGGCGACCGATGCCGAGCTCACGATGCTGCGCGAGAACGGCGGCACGATCGTCAGCACGCCCCAGATCGAGGCCGGGCACATGGGCGTGGTGCCGATGATCGGACGCGCGGTCCACCAGCAGGTACCCCTCGTCTTCGGCGTCGACGCCACCGCCGCCGTCAACGGTGATTTCCTCACCCACCTCAGGATCGGCCACGCGCTCAGCCGCCTCACCGAGGCGATGGCCGAGCGCCAGGTCGGCCGCTCAGGCGTTCGCACGCCCACCTTCCCCTCCGTCGACGCGCCCGCGTTGCTGCGCATGGCTACCCTCGACGCGGCCCGCGCGCTCGGCCTCGCCGACCGCGTCGGCAGCCTCACGCCGGGCAAGCAGGCCGACGTCCTCGTGCTGCGGACAGGCCCCTTCGGGCTCGGCGCCGGTTCCGTGGCCGACCACGTGGTTTTCCAGGCTTCGTCACGCGACATCGACCTTGTGTTCGTGGACGGCGTCCCCCGCGTCCGGGCAGGCGCGCTCACCGGCGTGTCCCTGCCCGAGCTGCGCACCCGCCTGGACGGAGTCCGCGACTGGGTGCTCGGCCGCGCTCCGGGGAGCCACTGGACCGAACTGAGCGCCGAGGACCGCAAGCGCTACGAAGAAGGTCAGGGCAAGGCCACCCCGGCCTGA
- a CDS encoding BMC domain-containing protein — protein sequence MANTAVGFVETEGFVPIFDAVDAIVKATNVTVEGVVRLGGGIVAVALSGDLATVEEATEIAEETAKAVSGAQVRSVVFANPCDAVAAVAAHTALLEGN from the coding sequence ATGGCCAACACCGCGGTCGGATTCGTGGAGACGGAAGGGTTCGTGCCGATCTTCGACGCCGTCGACGCGATCGTCAAAGCCACCAACGTGACGGTGGAAGGCGTCGTGCGCCTCGGCGGTGGCATCGTCGCGGTCGCGCTGTCCGGCGACCTCGCCACCGTCGAGGAAGCGACCGAGATCGCCGAGGAGACGGCGAAGGCCGTGTCGGGCGCGCAGGTGCGTTCGGTCGTGTTCGCCAACCCGTGCGACGCCGTCGCGGCCGTCGCCGCCCACACCGCTCTGCTCGAAGGCAACTGA
- a CDS encoding BMC domain-containing protein produces the protein MAGNTNSAGAIGVVETRGIVALTAGIEAMIKTADVRCIAVDRVSSGYLVAAIQGQLAAVRQALDAGTAAVKRYGDLRAAQIYPRPSEAAAALLETRRAESFREAVLELPSGGQS, from the coding sequence ATGGCCGGGAACACGAATTCGGCTGGCGCGATCGGTGTCGTCGAGACCCGCGGCATCGTGGCGCTCACGGCGGGGATCGAGGCGATGATCAAGACCGCCGACGTCCGGTGCATCGCGGTCGACCGCGTGTCCAGCGGCTACCTCGTGGCCGCGATCCAGGGCCAGCTGGCCGCCGTCCGCCAGGCACTCGACGCCGGCACCGCCGCCGTGAAGCGCTACGGCGACCTGCGGGCCGCCCAGATCTACCCGCGCCCGAGTGAGGCCGCGGCGGCGCTGCTCGAGACGCGTCGCGCGGAGTCTTTCCGCGAAGCCGTGCTGGAGTTGCCGAGCGGGGGCCAGTCGTGA
- a CDS encoding EutN/CcmL family microcompartment protein — translation MIGRVWSDRQLPGLATRRLVLVRTIGADAITVAVDLLDASPGATVLVNTDEAAAAATGEATVDAAVVALVSDYDEPSDQLTKERADR, via the coding sequence GTGATCGGCCGGGTGTGGTCCGACCGGCAGCTGCCCGGGCTGGCGACGCGCCGCCTCGTGCTCGTGCGCACGATCGGCGCCGACGCCATCACCGTCGCGGTCGACCTGCTCGACGCCAGCCCCGGGGCCACCGTCCTCGTGAACACCGACGAAGCGGCCGCCGCGGCCACCGGCGAAGCGACAGTCGACGCCGCCGTGGTCGCGCTGGTGTCCGACTACGACGAACCCAGCGACCAGTTGACCAAGGAAAGGGCCGACCGATGA
- a CDS encoding PEP/pyruvate-binding domain-containing protein, which translates to MTAASTLHIGMGDNAVTTAQAGGKGRSLDTLCRLGVRVPEAFVVTTDAYRAAVTGSLGKELDRRIRALHPEADLTVLTDESAAIRELLFAETEQHGADADIRVAYAELAERTGDDEPPVAVRSSSAAEDSADRSFAGEHDSYLWVIGADEVSAAVRRCWASLFTARAISYRARDGVESTDDAMGVVVQRMVDATAAGVFMTLNPANGDRSKVVIESVWGLGEPLVSGTVTPDRFVIDKITREILTRDIAEKATRATRDPETGKGIATVPVDDADQSQPSLHKGHIEQLLEIAALIEKHAGTPQDGEFAIDGDHVHVVQARPETVWSTKPPKQVSQENRGALAHVLAALTGGTKP; encoded by the coding sequence ATGACCGCGGCGAGCACTCTGCACATCGGGATGGGCGACAACGCTGTCACCACCGCACAGGCCGGTGGCAAGGGTCGCTCGCTGGACACGTTGTGCCGCTTGGGAGTCCGGGTTCCCGAAGCGTTCGTGGTGACCACGGACGCCTATCGCGCGGCGGTGACCGGGAGCCTCGGCAAGGAGCTGGACCGCCGGATCCGCGCGCTGCACCCGGAAGCCGACCTCACCGTGCTGACCGACGAGTCGGCCGCGATCCGCGAGCTGCTGTTCGCCGAGACCGAGCAGCACGGCGCCGACGCGGACATCCGGGTGGCTTACGCCGAACTCGCCGAACGCACGGGCGACGACGAGCCGCCCGTGGCCGTGCGGTCGAGCTCGGCCGCGGAGGACTCCGCGGACCGCAGCTTCGCGGGCGAGCACGACAGCTACCTGTGGGTCATCGGCGCCGACGAGGTGTCGGCTGCCGTCCGGCGCTGCTGGGCGAGCCTGTTCACCGCGCGCGCCATCAGCTACCGGGCGCGCGACGGCGTCGAGAGCACCGACGACGCCATGGGCGTGGTCGTGCAGCGCATGGTCGACGCCACCGCGGCCGGCGTGTTCATGACCCTCAACCCGGCCAACGGCGACCGGTCGAAGGTCGTCATCGAATCGGTGTGGGGCCTGGGCGAACCGCTGGTGAGCGGCACGGTGACGCCCGACCGGTTCGTGATCGACAAGATCACTCGCGAGATCCTCACCCGCGACATCGCCGAGAAGGCCACCCGCGCCACCCGCGACCCCGAGACCGGCAAGGGCATCGCGACCGTCCCCGTCGACGATGCGGACCAGTCGCAACCGTCCCTCCACAAGGGACACATCGAACAGCTGCTCGAAATCGCCGCGCTGATCGAGAAGCACGCCGGCACCCCGCAGGACGGCGAGTTCGCCATCGACGGCGACCACGTGCACGTGGTGCAGGCCCGCCCGGAAACGGTGTGGAGCACCAAACCGCCGAAGCAGGTGTCGCAGGAGAACCGGGGCGCGCTCGCCCACGTGCTCGCGGCCCTGACCGGCGGCACGAAACCCTGA
- a CDS encoding PEP-utilizing enzyme, with amino-acid sequence MVAATFPGPFDLDPPPGAEGWESLYNWYHLFGEDRRKADEGKFWFQDALHHPYVLHPYDEIQCECWWQALGAMNTRVFAVPPAFGLEQRILNGRLYVSPVAAPAEQIAARAEEFGERAGHYYERWDEIYAEWKEKVAERIELIRGLSFAPLPDREPLSTVTGHLGHSAGYRWERDFSLMITTMYETYQWHFEMLNIGYAAYLTFFQFCQNAFPGIGDQSVSRMVGGLHVELYRPDDELKRLAKEAERLGVSDTILNAAHLDAALAVLSATESGRAWAEDWETTRDPWFHINADPGHPGGDHRFGTWDDHPEIPFGAVRTYLERLRKGEVIDRPTERVLAERERITGDYRALLNPADVDLFDELVALARKVFVYIEEHVLYIEHWMWAAFWGKSKELARSLVDMGVFDDPEDLFFLRRTEVAELIFDTVAAWSTGAPGRGRAHWTPIIAERRRIFTALEAWEPPPALGPPPEAVAEPLTVMLWGITTDSVAGWLADSETEDPGTLRGVAGSPGVVEGPVRVVRSVVELAEVQDGDVLVCPATSPAWAPVFSRIAATVSDVGGIMSHTAIVCREYGLPAVVGTGRAVSTLRTGQRVRVDGDTGVVTVLD; translated from the coding sequence ATGGTCGCTGCCACCTTCCCCGGGCCATTCGATCTCGACCCACCCCCAGGCGCCGAAGGCTGGGAATCGCTCTACAACTGGTACCACCTGTTCGGCGAGGACCGCCGCAAGGCCGACGAGGGCAAGTTCTGGTTCCAGGACGCCCTGCACCACCCCTACGTGCTGCACCCCTACGACGAGATCCAGTGCGAGTGCTGGTGGCAGGCGCTCGGTGCGATGAACACCCGCGTGTTCGCGGTGCCGCCGGCGTTCGGCCTCGAACAGCGCATCCTCAACGGCCGCCTGTACGTCTCGCCGGTGGCCGCGCCGGCCGAGCAGATCGCCGCACGCGCCGAGGAGTTCGGCGAGCGCGCGGGCCACTACTACGAGCGGTGGGACGAGATCTACGCGGAGTGGAAGGAAAAGGTCGCCGAACGCATCGAGCTCATCCGCGGCCTGAGCTTCGCACCGCTGCCCGATCGCGAGCCGCTGTCCACAGTGACCGGACACCTCGGACACTCGGCCGGGTACCGCTGGGAACGCGACTTCAGCCTCATGATCACCACGATGTACGAGACGTACCAGTGGCACTTCGAGATGCTGAACATCGGTTACGCCGCGTACCTCACGTTCTTCCAGTTCTGCCAGAACGCCTTCCCCGGCATCGGCGACCAGTCCGTGTCGCGGATGGTCGGCGGCCTGCACGTGGAGCTCTACCGCCCCGACGACGAGCTCAAGCGCCTCGCCAAGGAAGCCGAACGTCTCGGCGTGAGCGACACCATCCTCAACGCCGCTCACCTCGACGCCGCCCTCGCCGTGCTGAGCGCCACCGAGTCCGGCCGGGCCTGGGCCGAAGACTGGGAAACCACCAGGGATCCGTGGTTCCACATCAACGCCGACCCCGGCCACCCCGGTGGCGACCACCGGTTCGGCACCTGGGACGACCACCCGGAGATCCCGTTCGGCGCCGTGCGCACCTACCTCGAACGCCTGCGCAAGGGCGAGGTGATCGACCGCCCGACCGAGCGCGTCCTGGCCGAGCGCGAGCGCATCACCGGCGACTACCGCGCGCTGCTCAACCCGGCCGACGTCGACTTGTTCGACGAGCTGGTCGCGCTGGCGCGCAAGGTGTTCGTGTACATCGAGGAGCACGTGCTCTACATCGAACACTGGATGTGGGCCGCGTTCTGGGGCAAGTCGAAGGAACTCGCCCGGTCCCTGGTGGACATGGGTGTGTTCGACGACCCCGAGGACCTGTTCTTCCTGCGGCGCACCGAAGTCGCGGAGCTGATCTTCGACACCGTCGCCGCGTGGTCCACCGGCGCCCCCGGCCGCGGTCGCGCGCACTGGACCCCGATCATCGCCGAGCGCCGCCGCATCTTCACCGCGCTGGAAGCCTGGGAGCCGCCGCCCGCGCTCGGCCCGCCGCCGGAGGCCGTGGCCGAACCGCTCACGGTCATGTTGTGGGGCATCACCACCGACTCCGTCGCGGGCTGGCTCGCCGACTCGGAAACGGAAGACCCCGGCACGTTGCGCGGGGTCGCCGGTTCACCAGGTGTGGTCGAAGGGCCGGTGCGCGTGGTGCGGTCCGTGGTGGAGCTGGCCGAGGTGCAGGACGGCGACGTGCTCGTCTGCCCCGCCACCTCACCCGCTTGGGCGCCGGTGTTCTCGCGGATCGCCGCGACCGTCAGCGACGTCGGCGGCATCATGAGCCACACCGCCATCGTCTGCCGCGAGTACGGCCTGCCGGCGGTAGTCGGCACCGGCCGCGCGGTCTCGACGCTGCGCACCGGCCAGCGCGTCCGTGTCGACGGGGACACCGGCGTCGTCACGGTCCTGGACTGA
- a CDS encoding HAD-IA family hydrolase, translated as MAFEEPWSRPGRGRALRRAAAVRSRADTPTLRLTTIVLDLGGVVVPTLFEVVDDPTFPKGPFGEDRLYDGVEQGKQQERDYWAELSQRRPDLDLGAFMRTRITVRDEVRTMLRDIGGRVRLAALTNDMAHWFGQDWAAKFPEFGGFDLLLEAGRYGVLKPDPSVFRWALGQLREEPESCLFVDDLPSNLAGARAVGMETEHFAVGDPAGSVQRILDRVGLHPSRSSHRVFRP; from the coding sequence GTGGCCTTCGAAGAACCCTGGTCGCGGCCCGGCCGCGGTCGTGCGCTCCGCCGCGCGGCCGCGGTCCGCTCCCGGGCGGACACGCCCACCCTGCGGCTCACGACCATCGTGCTCGACCTCGGCGGCGTCGTCGTGCCCACGCTGTTCGAGGTGGTCGACGATCCGACATTCCCGAAAGGACCGTTCGGCGAGGACAGGCTCTACGACGGAGTCGAGCAAGGAAAACAGCAGGAACGCGACTACTGGGCCGAGCTGTCGCAACGACGCCCGGACCTCGACCTCGGCGCGTTCATGCGCACGCGCATCACCGTGCGCGACGAGGTCCGCACGATGCTGCGCGACATCGGCGGCCGCGTGCGCCTGGCCGCGCTCACCAACGACATGGCCCACTGGTTCGGCCAGGACTGGGCGGCGAAGTTCCCCGAGTTCGGCGGCTTCGACCTGCTGCTGGAGGCCGGTCGCTACGGCGTGCTCAAGCCCGACCCGTCGGTGTTCCGATGGGCGCTCGGGCAGCTGCGGGAAGAGCCCGAGAGCTGCCTGTTCGTCGACGACCTGCCCTCGAACCTGGCCGGGGCGCGTGCCGTGGGCATGGAGACCGAGCACTTCGCGGTCGGCGACCCGGCGGGCTCGGTCCAGCGCATCCTCGACCGCGTGGGCCTGCACCCGTCCCGCTCCAGCCACCGCGTGTTCCGGCCCTGA